TCCCGGGACGCCTTCGAGCAGTACATGCCCGCGACACAACAGTGCGATCACCAGGCCGCTGATCACTCCTTCCTGTCCCACAACGGCTTTGGCGAGCTCGCCGCGCAATGCCAGCAGGGCATCACGCGCCGAGTCGGCGGTGGAGGTTTGAGCGGTCGGGGATTGCGTCACGAGGTGGTGACCTGCCTTTCGATTTCGTCGAGCGCGCGGGCGAGGTTGAGCAAATCATTGTCGGTGCCCGGCGGCGGGCCGAACAGGTGGTAAGAGACGAGTCCCGCGTCGAGGCCGGTCCGCTGTGCGACGGTCAGCACCACCGACTGCGGATGCGCGCCGGGCCCCAGACCCAGCCGGGGCGACAGTCGGTGCAACGTCGCGGCGCGCAGCGCCGCGGCCGCGCGGTCGCGGGCCCGGCGCGACCGGTACAGCCGGCCCCGGCCCTCGACCGTCTCCGAGGCGCGCACCACCACGGGCAGATCCTCGGCCACCAGCGGTCCGGGGCGACGGCCCTTCCACAGCGCGACCAGCAACACGACCAGCCACAATTGCCAGACGATCCAGGTCACGTTGTCCGGAATGAGGTCGAGAATTGATGCGGGAGAAGATGTTTCACCCTCGGCATGGTGTGGTGCGTACCAGATGAGACGGGGTCGGTCGCCCGCGAGGTTCATCGCCAGCGCGGCATTGCCTGCGTGCAGCAGGCCTTCGTTGGTCATGAAGTCGCTGCTGCCGACCGCGGTCACGGTGCGTCCGCCGTCCCGGAACCGGATCAGCACCCCGTCATAGCAGCGGGTCATGGTCCGGCCGTCCTTGGCCTCGAAGCTGTCGCTCGGTCCGAAGCGCACC
This Mycobacterium simiae DNA region includes the following protein-coding sequences:
- a CDS encoding DUF4350 domain-containing protein, with the translated sequence MVSAPTPAASAGTGRWRSWRWVVLTLVALGLIAWVGAYLTAPRPGPRMDPESTGTDGAHALAALLRDGGVQVIVAENLNDVEKSARPDTLILVAQSQYLTNDEQLQRLAAAPGDLLLVEPTARTRAALLPGIRVSGSSGFDLDPNCTLREAVRAGSVRFGPSDSFEAKDGRTMTRCYDGVLIRFRDGGRTVTAVGSSDFMTNEGLLHAGNAALAMNLAGDRPRLIWYAPHHAEGETSSPASILDLIPDNVTWIVWQLWLVVLLVALWKGRRPGPLVAEDLPVVVRASETVEGRGRLYRSRRARDRAAAALRAATLHRLSPRLGLGPGAHPQSVVLTVAQRTGLDAGLVSYHLFGPPPGTDNDLLNLARALDEIERQVTTS